A region of the Culex quinquefasciatus strain JHB chromosome 1, VPISU_Cqui_1.0_pri_paternal, whole genome shotgun sequence genome:
CAGGTTTGTTGAAGTAAAATCTTCATTGAAAGTGAGTTATACTTGAATATTTCAGTTCAAGGATCTACCCCAGCTAATAAACTCAAAGTTATTTCAACGTTATCGTGTGGTCGTCGTCCAGGTGCATTCCAAAGGCCTTGGTTAGCGGAAGTCTACTTTCGGAAAGACTCAACTTGGGAACGCCCGAACATAATGGGGGTCATCCTTAGCCCGCGATACATTCTAACTCCGGCGCACGAGTACAGCATTTACTCCGAGTTTGGGTAagaaatcagtttaaaaaaagttgatcgaattttaattagagttttttttttcaacagtgtCCGTGTTCTTTTCGGCGAAATCAACCATCCTCACTCGGTAGAAGATTCGTACTTTGCAAATCGAACTTATCGGGACGTAATTAACGCCGAGTCCGAAGTTCACGAAAACTTCAAGCTTGGCGTCAGAAGGTTCAACCTTGGCCTGCTGCGTTTAGACACGGACGTCGAGTTCACTGACCGCATCCAGCCAATCTGCCTGCCGGATGTTCGTCCTGAACCGCCGGAGCGGTTCACAATCCTGCCGGATGTGGTTAACGGGAGCTCCACCGTGACTAGGGTGGACTTTGGTCGTTGTTCGAGCGAATGGCGACGGTATGGATTCCACGATAGACCGGAGTTTTCCGAAAGTCACGCGTGTGTCAAACTGGAGCGCGAGCATGACGACTGTTACGGAATTGAGGGATCGCCCCTGCTGGGGCGTTTTGAGGACCACGGTGTGGAACGATTTGTGCAGTATGGGTTCAAATACTTTGGCGATTGTACGGACGGGTTGCAGATCTATACCAATGTGAGCTTTCATTTGGAGTGGATTTTGGAGAGGATAAGGGTTTGAACTTTAAAGTACCAAAATAtagttgtatgtatgtatgtatgtattagcacccccgtcttggcaggacttggccgtgaccacagtatgtttcaactgagacggtacCAAA
Encoded here:
- the LOC6035172 gene encoding phenoloxidase-activating factor 3 isoform X1 encodes the protein MFAVQGSTPANKLKVISTLSCGRRPGAFQRPWLAEVYFRKDSTWERPNIMGVILSPRYILTPAHEYSIYSEFGVRVLFGEINHPHSVEDSYFANRTYRDVINAESEVHENFKLGVRRFNLGLLRLDTDVEFTDRIQPICLPDVRPEPPERFTILPDVVNGSSTVTRVDFGRCSSEWRRYGFHDRPEFSESHACVKLEREHDDCYGIEGSPLLGRFEDHGVERFVQYGFKYFGDCTDGLQIYTNVSFHLEWILERIRV
- the LOC6035172 gene encoding phenoloxidase-activating factor 3 isoform X2, with translation MFAGSTPANKLKVISTLSCGRRPGAFQRPWLAEVYFRKDSTWERPNIMGVILSPRYILTPAHEYSIYSEFGVRVLFGEINHPHSVEDSYFANRTYRDVINAESEVHENFKLGVRRFNLGLLRLDTDVEFTDRIQPICLPDVRPEPPERFTILPDVVNGSSTVTRVDFGRCSSEWRRYGFHDRPEFSESHACVKLEREHDDCYGIEGSPLLGRFEDHGVERFVQYGFKYFGDCTDGLQIYTNVSFHLEWILERIRV
- the LOC6035172 gene encoding phenoloxidase-activating factor 3 isoform X3, whose protein sequence is MFAANKLKVISTLSCGRRPGAFQRPWLAEVYFRKDSTWERPNIMGVILSPRYILTPAHEYSIYSEFGVRVLFGEINHPHSVEDSYFANRTYRDVINAESEVHENFKLGVRRFNLGLLRLDTDVEFTDRIQPICLPDVRPEPPERFTILPDVVNGSSTVTRVDFGRCSSEWRRYGFHDRPEFSESHACVKLEREHDDCYGIEGSPLLGRFEDHGVERFVQYGFKYFGDCTDGLQIYTNVSFHLEWILERIRV
- the LOC6035172 gene encoding phenoloxidase-activating factor 3 isoform X4, producing the protein MFAGAFQRPWLAEVYFRKDSTWERPNIMGVILSPRYILTPAHEYSIYSEFGVRVLFGEINHPHSVEDSYFANRTYRDVINAESEVHENFKLGVRRFNLGLLRLDTDVEFTDRIQPICLPDVRPEPPERFTILPDVVNGSSTVTRVDFGRCSSEWRRYGFHDRPEFSESHACVKLEREHDDCYGIEGSPLLGRFEDHGVERFVQYGFKYFGDCTDGLQIYTNVSFHLEWILERIRV